In Streptantibioticus cattleyicolor NRRL 8057 = DSM 46488, a genomic segment contains:
- the rapZ gene encoding RNase adapter RapZ, which yields MSETHGDGAHVSTGGAGEAAEAIPELVIISGMSGAGRSTAAKCLEDLGWFVVDNLPPALIPTMVDLGARSQGNVARIAVVVDVRGRRFFDNLRESLADLDTRNVKRRVLFLEASDDALVRRFESVRRPHPLQGDGRIVDGIAQERDLLRELRGEADLVIDTSSLNVHELRAKMDAQFAGEEEPELRATVMSFGYKYGLPVDADLVVDCRFLPNPHWVPELRPYTGLNDEVATYVFNQPGAKEFLDRYAELLHIIAAGYRREGKRYVTIAVGCTGGKHRSVAMSERLARRLSSDGVETVVVHRDMGRE from the coding sequence ATGAGCGAGACCCACGGAGACGGAGCACACGTGAGTACCGGCGGAGCGGGCGAGGCAGCGGAGGCCATCCCCGAACTGGTGATCATCTCGGGCATGTCCGGGGCCGGGCGCAGTACGGCCGCCAAGTGCCTGGAGGACCTCGGCTGGTTCGTGGTGGACAACCTGCCGCCCGCCCTCATCCCCACCATGGTCGACCTCGGCGCCCGCTCCCAGGGCAACGTCGCGCGGATCGCCGTCGTGGTGGACGTCCGCGGCCGGCGGTTCTTCGACAACCTGCGGGAATCCCTCGCCGACCTCGACACCCGCAACGTCAAGCGGCGCGTCCTGTTCCTGGAGGCATCCGACGACGCCCTGGTGCGCCGCTTCGAGTCGGTGCGCCGCCCGCACCCCCTCCAGGGCGACGGGCGCATCGTCGACGGCATCGCCCAGGAACGCGACCTCCTGCGCGAACTGCGCGGCGAGGCCGACCTGGTGATCGACACCTCCAGCCTCAACGTGCACGAGCTGCGCGCCAAGATGGACGCCCAGTTCGCCGGTGAGGAGGAGCCCGAACTGCGGGCCACCGTCATGTCGTTCGGCTACAAGTACGGCCTGCCCGTCGACGCCGACCTGGTGGTCGACTGCCGCTTCCTGCCCAACCCGCACTGGGTGCCAGAGCTGCGCCCCTACACCGGGCTCAACGACGAGGTGGCCACCTACGTCTTCAACCAGCCCGGCGCCAAGGAGTTCCTGGACCGCTACGCCGAACTGCTGCACATCATCGCGGCCGGCTACCGCCGCGAGGGCAAGCGCTACGTGACCATCGCCGTCGGCTGCACCGGCGGCAAGCACCGCAGCGTCGCGATGTCGGAGCGGCTGGCCCGCCGCCTCTCCTCGGACGGCGTCGAGACCGTGGTCGTCCATCGCGACATGGGGCGCGAGTGA
- a CDS encoding maleylpyruvate isomerase family mycothiol-dependent enzyme has product MSVQRPDPAADADAVRRATQELIDAVSALPAESVGEPSLLPGWTRGHVLTHLARNADAMVNLLTWARTGVETPMYADEETRNKDIEEGAGRPLTEHLDDLRTSARRLADAIGAMSATDWAAQVRTRQNVVKPAAELPDRRVAELRLHLVDLGIGYTCRDLPADFAARELATRVDNLVGREGIPAIEVHDAESGERWEIGAAEEPELTVTGPTRALLAWVTGRAGAEELTTTPAHKSLPALPPLG; this is encoded by the coding sequence GTGTCCGTCCAACGCCCCGATCCCGCCGCCGACGCGGACGCCGTCCGGCGTGCCACGCAAGAGCTGATCGACGCGGTCTCCGCGCTGCCCGCCGAGTCCGTCGGCGAGCCCTCGCTGCTCCCGGGCTGGACCCGCGGCCACGTCCTGACCCACCTGGCGCGCAACGCCGACGCCATGGTGAACCTCCTCACCTGGGCCCGCACCGGCGTGGAGACGCCGATGTACGCCGACGAGGAGACCCGGAACAAGGACATCGAGGAGGGCGCCGGCCGGCCGCTCACCGAGCACCTGGACGACCTGCGCACCTCCGCGCGGCGCCTGGCCGACGCCATCGGGGCGATGTCCGCCACCGACTGGGCCGCCCAGGTGCGCACCCGGCAGAACGTGGTCAAGCCCGCCGCCGAGCTGCCCGACCGGCGGGTGGCCGAACTGCGGCTGCACCTCGTCGACCTCGGCATCGGCTACACCTGCCGCGACCTGCCCGCCGACTTCGCCGCCCGGGAACTGGCGACACGGGTGGACAACCTCGTCGGCCGCGAGGGTATTCCCGCCATCGAGGTGCACGACGCCGAGAGCGGTGAGCGGTGGGAGATCGGCGCCGCCGAGGAGCCCGAGCTGACCGTCACCGGCCCCACCCGCGCCCTGCTCGCCTGGGTCACCGGCCGGGCCGGCGCCGAGGAGCTGACCACCACGCCCGCGCACAAGTCCCTTCCCGCGCTCCCCCCGCTAGGGTGA
- a CDS encoding DUF3761 domain-containing protein yields the protein MSRISTLPPRAARPRTSAVRGGFAKAVAAAAMGAALLVPLAGQAQAAPARSACAHHTTGTCAPWVKHPRGATAKCKDGTFSFSAHFSGTCSHHRGVRYWFK from the coding sequence ATGAGCCGCATATCCACCCTGCCGCCGAGGGCGGCCCGGCCACGGACGTCCGCCGTGCGCGGCGGGTTCGCCAAGGCGGTGGCCGCCGCCGCGATGGGCGCCGCGCTGCTGGTGCCGCTGGCCGGCCAGGCGCAGGCGGCGCCCGCCAGGAGCGCGTGCGCCCACCACACCACCGGCACCTGCGCCCCCTGGGTGAAGCACCCGCGCGGCGCCACCGCCAAGTGCAAGGACGGCACCTTCAGCTTCTCGGCGCACTTCTCCGGCACCTGCTCGCACCACCGCGGGGTGCGCTACTGGTTCAAGTAA
- the whiA gene encoding DNA-binding protein WhiA, which produces MAMTPAVKDEISRLPVTRTCCRKAEVSSILRFAGGLHLVSGRIVIEAELDTGIAARRLRKDILEIFGHPSDLVVMAPGGLRRGSRFVVRVVAGGDQLARQTGLVDGRGRPIRGLPPQVVSGATCDAEAAWRGAFLAHGSLTEPGRSSSLEVTCPGPEAALALVGAARRLGIPSKAREVRGVDRVVVRDGDAIGALLTRLGAHESVLAWEERRMRREVRATANRLANFDDANLRRSARAAVAAGARVQRALEILGDDVPEHLAAAGRLRMDHKQASLEELGSLADPPLTKDAVAGRIRRLLAMADKRAADLGIPGTESNLTEEMVG; this is translated from the coding sequence ATGGCGATGACGCCAGCGGTGAAGGACGAGATCTCCCGGCTTCCCGTCACCCGTACCTGCTGCCGCAAGGCGGAGGTGTCGTCGATCCTGCGGTTCGCGGGCGGACTCCACCTGGTGAGCGGGCGCATCGTGATCGAGGCGGAGCTGGACACCGGGATCGCTGCCCGGCGACTGCGCAAGGACATCCTGGAGATCTTCGGCCACCCCTCGGACCTGGTGGTGATGGCCCCCGGCGGGCTGCGCCGCGGCAGCCGGTTCGTGGTCCGGGTGGTGGCCGGCGGGGACCAGCTCGCCCGGCAGACCGGCCTGGTGGACGGGCGCGGCCGGCCCATCCGCGGACTGCCGCCGCAGGTCGTCTCGGGGGCGACCTGCGACGCCGAGGCCGCCTGGCGGGGCGCCTTCCTCGCCCACGGTTCGCTCACCGAGCCCGGCCGCTCCTCCTCCCTGGAGGTCACCTGCCCCGGACCGGAGGCCGCCCTCGCCCTGGTCGGCGCCGCCCGCCGGCTCGGCATCCCCTCCAAGGCCCGCGAGGTACGCGGGGTTGACCGCGTCGTCGTCCGCGACGGTGATGCCATCGGCGCGCTGCTGACGCGGCTGGGCGCCCACGAGTCGGTGCTCGCCTGGGAGGAACGGCGGATGCGCCGCGAGGTGCGGGCCACCGCCAACCGGCTCGCCAACTTCGACGACGCCAACCTGCGCCGTTCCGCCCGCGCCGCGGTCGCGGCCGGCGCCCGGGTGCAGCGCGCCCTGGAGATCCTCGGCGACGACGTCCCCGAACACCTGGCGGCGGCCGGCCGGCTGCGCATGGACCACAAGCAGGCGTCCCTCGAGGAGCTGGGGTCGCTCGCCGATCCGCCGCTGACCAAGGACGCGGTGGCCGGCCGGATCCGCCGGCTGCTGGCCATGGCCGACAAGCGCGCCGCCGACCTGGGCATCCCGGGCACCGAGTCCAACCTGACCGAGGAGATGGTGGGCTGA
- the uvrA gene encoding excinuclease ABC subunit UvrA, translating into MADRLTVRGAREHNLKNVSLDLPRDSLIVFTGLSGSGKSSLAFDTIFAEGQRRYVESLSSYARQFLGQMDKPDVDFIEGLSPAVSIDQKSTSRNPRSTVGTITEVYDYLRLLFARIGKPHCPECRRPISRQSPQAIVDRVLELEEGSRFQVLAPLVRERKGEYVDLFADLQTKGYSRARVDGVIVHLTEPPKLKKQEKHTIEVVVDRLTVKGSAKRRLTDSVETALGLSGGMVVLDFVDLPEDDPQRERMFSEHLYCPYDDLSFEELEPRSFSFNSPFGACPDCTGIGTRMEVDPELIVPDEEKSLDEGAIAPWSLGHTRDYFARLVGALAGELGFRTDIPWNGLPQRAKKALLGGHKTQIQVSYRNRYGRERSYTTAFEGAIPFVRRRHSEAESDASRERFEGYMREVPCPTCEGTRLKPIVLAVTVAEKSIAEVSAMSISDCAEFLRSLTLTPREKTIAERVLKEVNERLRFLVDVGLDYLSLSRAAGTLSGGEAQRIRLATQIGSGLVGVLYVLDEPSIGLHQRDNHRLIETLVRLRDLGNTLIVVEHDEDTIRTSDWVVDIGPGAGEHGGKVVHSGSLAELLANDESLTGQYLSGKRAIPVPEQRRPVDGERKLTVHGARENNLRDISVSFPLGVFTAVTGVSGSGKSTLVNDILYTHLARELNGARAVPGRHTRVDGDDLVDKVVHVDQSPIGRTPRSNPATYTGVFDHIRKLFAETMEAKVRGYLPGRFSFNVKGGRCENCSGDGTIKIEMNFLPDVYVPCEVCHGARYNRETLEVHYKGKSIAEVLDMPIEEALEFFEAVPAIARHLRTLNDVGLGYVRLGQSAPTLSGGEAQRVKLASELQKRSTGRTVYVLDEPTTGLHFEDISKLITVLSGLVDKGNTVIVIEHNLDVIKTADWIVDMGPEGGNGGGLVVAEGTPEQVAAVPASHTGKFLRDILGERVSDATPSAPRRGTRKAPAKQVAAARGTARKTATSRTTAAKTASGGPAGKAAATRKRTSGKG; encoded by the coding sequence GTGGCCGATCGACTCACCGTCCGCGGCGCTCGCGAACACAACCTCAAGAACGTCTCGCTGGACCTGCCCCGGGACTCCCTCATCGTCTTCACGGGTCTGTCCGGATCCGGCAAGTCGTCCCTGGCGTTCGACACGATCTTCGCCGAGGGGCAGCGTCGCTACGTCGAGTCGCTCTCCTCGTACGCCCGGCAGTTCCTCGGCCAGATGGACAAGCCGGACGTCGACTTCATCGAGGGGCTCTCGCCCGCGGTCTCCATCGACCAGAAGTCCACCTCGCGCAACCCGCGCTCCACCGTCGGCACCATCACCGAGGTCTACGACTACCTGCGGCTGCTCTTCGCCCGCATCGGCAAGCCGCACTGCCCCGAGTGCCGTCGGCCGATCTCCCGGCAGTCGCCGCAGGCCATCGTCGACCGGGTGCTGGAGCTGGAGGAGGGCAGCCGCTTCCAGGTGCTCGCCCCGCTGGTGCGCGAGCGCAAGGGCGAGTACGTCGACCTCTTCGCCGACCTGCAGACCAAGGGCTACAGCCGGGCCCGGGTGGACGGCGTCATCGTCCACCTCACCGAGCCGCCCAAGCTGAAGAAGCAGGAGAAGCACACCATCGAGGTGGTCGTCGACCGCCTCACCGTCAAGGGCAGCGCCAAGCGGCGGCTGACCGACTCGGTGGAGACGGCCCTGGGCCTCTCCGGCGGCATGGTCGTGCTGGACTTCGTCGACCTGCCCGAGGACGATCCGCAGCGCGAGCGGATGTTCTCCGAGCACCTCTACTGCCCCTACGACGACCTCTCCTTCGAGGAGCTGGAGCCCCGTTCCTTCTCCTTCAACTCGCCGTTCGGCGCCTGCCCCGACTGCACCGGCATCGGCACCCGCATGGAGGTCGACCCCGAGCTGATCGTCCCGGACGAGGAGAAGTCGCTGGACGAGGGGGCCATCGCCCCCTGGTCGCTCGGCCACACCCGCGACTACTTCGCCCGCCTGGTCGGCGCCCTCGCCGGCGAGCTGGGCTTCCGCACCGACATCCCCTGGAACGGGCTGCCGCAGCGGGCCAAGAAGGCACTGCTGGGCGGCCACAAGACGCAGATCCAGGTCAGCTACCGCAACCGCTACGGGCGGGAGCGCTCGTACACCACGGCGTTCGAGGGGGCCATCCCGTTCGTGCGCCGCCGCCACTCCGAGGCCGAGTCCGACGCCAGCCGGGAGCGCTTCGAGGGCTACATGCGCGAGGTGCCCTGCCCCACCTGCGAGGGCACCCGGCTCAAGCCCATCGTGCTCGCCGTCACCGTCGCGGAGAAGTCCATCGCCGAGGTCTCGGCGATGTCCATCAGCGACTGCGCGGAGTTCCTCCGCTCGCTCACCCTCACCCCGCGTGAGAAGACCATCGCCGAGCGGGTGCTCAAGGAGGTCAACGAACGGCTGCGGTTCCTGGTCGACGTCGGCCTGGACTACCTCTCGCTCAGCCGCGCGGCCGGCACCCTGTCCGGCGGCGAGGCCCAGCGCATCCGCCTCGCCACCCAGATCGGCTCCGGCCTGGTCGGCGTGTTGTACGTGCTGGACGAGCCCTCCATCGGCCTCCACCAGCGCGACAACCACCGGCTGATCGAGACCCTGGTCCGCCTGCGCGACCTGGGCAACACCCTGATCGTGGTCGAGCACGACGAGGACACCATCCGCACCTCCGACTGGGTGGTCGACATCGGCCCCGGCGCCGGGGAACACGGCGGCAAGGTGGTCCACTCCGGCTCGCTCGCCGAGCTGCTGGCCAACGACGAGTCGCTGACCGGTCAGTATCTGTCCGGCAAGCGCGCGATCCCGGTGCCCGAGCAGCGCCGGCCGGTGGACGGCGAGCGGAAGCTGACGGTCCACGGCGCCCGGGAGAACAACCTGCGGGACATCTCCGTCTCCTTCCCGCTCGGCGTCTTCACCGCGGTCACCGGGGTCTCCGGATCCGGCAAGTCCACGCTGGTCAACGACATCCTCTACACCCACCTGGCGCGGGAGCTCAACGGCGCCCGGGCGGTGCCGGGACGCCACACCCGGGTGGACGGCGACGACCTGGTGGACAAGGTGGTCCACGTCGACCAGTCGCCGATCGGCCGCACCCCGCGGTCCAACCCGGCCACCTACACCGGTGTCTTCGACCACATCCGCAAGCTCTTCGCCGAGACGATGGAGGCCAAGGTCCGCGGCTACCTGCCGGGCCGGTTCTCCTTCAACGTCAAGGGCGGTCGCTGCGAGAACTGCTCCGGTGACGGCACCATCAAGATCGAGATGAACTTCCTGCCGGACGTCTACGTCCCCTGCGAGGTCTGCCACGGCGCCCGCTACAACCGGGAGACGCTGGAGGTCCACTACAAGGGCAAGTCCATCGCCGAGGTGCTCGACATGCCGATCGAGGAGGCGCTGGAGTTCTTCGAGGCGGTCCCCGCGATCGCCCGCCACCTGCGCACCCTCAACGACGTCGGCCTGGGCTACGTACGCCTCGGGCAGAGCGCGCCCACCCTCTCCGGCGGCGAGGCCCAGCGGGTCAAGCTCGCCAGCGAGCTGCAGAAGCGCTCCACCGGACGCACCGTCTACGTGCTGGACGAGCCCACCACCGGTCTGCACTTCGAGGACATCAGCAAGCTGATCACCGTTCTGTCCGGCCTGGTCGACAAGGGCAACACGGTGATCGTGATCGAGCACAACCTCGACGTGATCAAGACCGCCGACTGGATCGTCGACATGGGCCCCGAGGGCGGCAACGGCGGCGGCCTGGTGGTCGCCGAGGGCACCCCCGAGCAGGTCGCGGCGGTCCCGGCCAGCCACACCGGCAAGTTCCTGCGGGACATCCTGGGCGAGCGGGTCAGCGACGCCACCCCGTCCGCCCCCAGGCGCGGCACCCGCAAGGCCCCGGCCAAGCAGGTCGCCGCCGCCCGCGGCACCGCCCGCAAGACGGCCACCAGCCGCACCACGGCGGCCAAGACGGCCTCCGGCGGCCCGGCGGGCAAGGCCGCCGCGACCCGCAAGCGCACCAGCGGCAAGGGGTGA
- a CDS encoding Rieske (2Fe-2S) protein, with the protein MSDHPATRRTVLQSAAVASVACLGLSACGGPKPMPETDLGSPEQVPVGGAKVFPEQRVIVAQPAKGSFKAFSARCTHQGCVVGGNVDSHGVVTCPCHGSRFNTATGAVVQGPADAPLDTVPVRVRGGKLIAGGAQG; encoded by the coding sequence ATGTCCGACCACCCCGCAACCCGCCGCACCGTGCTCCAGTCGGCCGCCGTCGCCTCGGTGGCCTGCCTGGGGCTGAGCGCCTGCGGCGGCCCCAAGCCGATGCCCGAGACCGACCTCGGCAGCCCGGAGCAGGTGCCGGTCGGCGGCGCCAAGGTCTTCCCCGAGCAGCGGGTGATCGTGGCCCAGCCGGCCAAGGGCTCCTTCAAGGCGTTCAGCGCCCGCTGCACCCACCAGGGGTGCGTGGTCGGCGGCAACGTCGACAGCCACGGCGTGGTCACCTGCCCGTGCCACGGCAGCCGTTTCAACACCGCCACCGGCGCCGTGGTGCAGGGCCCCGCCGACGCCCCGCTGGACACCGTCCCGGTACGGGTCCGCGGCGGCAAGCTGATCGCCGGCGGCGCCCAGGGCTGA
- a CDS encoding gluconeogenesis factor YvcK family protein has translation MRRSVRRLGATPKVVALGGGHGLSASLAALRRITQDLTAVVTVADDGGSSGRLRDELGVLPPGDLRKALAALCGDDEWGRTWSKVIQHRFTSKGEMHGHAVGNLLIVALWEQLGDPVAALEWVGRLLGAHGRVLPMSAVPLELEAIVRGHDPERPDEVGTVRGQATVALTPGEVREVRLVPQDPPAVPQAVQAVLDADWVVLGPGSWFSSVIPHLLVPELAEALTQTRARRVLTLNLAPQPGETAGFSPQRHLEVLVRHAPKLTIDVVLADEAAVPDRDSLDRAAAGLGGTVELARVAAPDGPRHDPELLAAAYDRIFRMHGRIGPWR, from the coding sequence ATGCGCCGCAGCGTACGCCGCCTCGGCGCCACCCCCAAGGTGGTGGCGCTCGGCGGCGGCCACGGGCTGTCGGCCTCGCTGGCCGCGCTGCGCCGGATAACCCAGGACCTCACCGCGGTGGTCACCGTGGCCGACGACGGCGGCTCCAGCGGCCGGCTCCGCGACGAGCTCGGCGTGCTGCCCCCCGGCGACCTGCGCAAGGCGCTCGCCGCCCTGTGCGGTGACGACGAATGGGGGCGCACCTGGTCCAAGGTGATCCAGCACCGGTTCACCAGTAAGGGTGAGATGCACGGCCACGCGGTCGGCAACCTGCTCATCGTCGCGCTGTGGGAGCAGCTCGGCGACCCGGTGGCGGCGCTGGAGTGGGTGGGCCGCCTGCTCGGCGCGCACGGCAGGGTGCTGCCGATGTCCGCGGTCCCGCTGGAGCTGGAGGCCATCGTCCGCGGCCACGACCCCGAACGCCCGGACGAGGTGGGCACGGTACGCGGCCAGGCCACGGTGGCGCTCACCCCCGGTGAGGTGCGCGAGGTCCGGCTGGTGCCGCAGGACCCGCCGGCCGTGCCGCAGGCCGTGCAGGCCGTCCTCGACGCCGACTGGGTGGTGCTCGGCCCCGGTTCCTGGTTCTCCTCGGTCATCCCCCATCTGCTGGTGCCGGAGCTGGCCGAGGCGCTGACGCAGACCCGGGCCCGGCGCGTCCTCACCCTCAACCTCGCCCCGCAGCCGGGGGAGACCGCGGGCTTTTCTCCGCAGCGTCACTTGGAGGTTTTGGTCCGACACGCCCCTAAACTCACCATCGACGTGGTGCTGGCCGACGAGGCCGCCGTACCCGACCGCGACAGCCTGGACCGGGCCGCCGCCGGGCTGGGCGGCACGGTCGAACTGGCCCGGGTCGCCGCCCCGGACGGGCCGCGGCACGACCCGGAGCTGTTGGCCGCCGCGTACGACCGGATTTTTCGGATGCATGGAAGGATCGGCCCATGGCGATGA
- a CDS encoding MBL fold metallo-hydrolase, which produces MSYTGAVKVGGTPDVHELTDLMITKVAVGPMDNNAYLLRCRNTGEQLLIDAANDAATLLEVIGPDGLASVVTTHRHGDHWQALAEVVAATGARTYAGRHDAEGVPVPTDVLVDDGDTVRVGRVELTARHLVGHTPGSIALVYDDPHGHPHVFTGDCLFPGGPGRTTNPEEFTSLMDGLEAKLFGVLPDEAWIYPGHGNDTTLGAERPHLAEWRERGW; this is translated from the coding sequence ATGTCGTACACCGGAGCAGTGAAGGTCGGCGGAACACCCGACGTGCACGAACTCACCGACCTGATGATCACCAAGGTCGCGGTAGGCCCCATGGACAACAACGCCTACCTGCTGCGCTGCCGGAACACCGGCGAGCAACTGCTGATCGACGCGGCCAACGACGCCGCCACCCTGCTGGAGGTGATCGGCCCGGACGGACTGGCCTCCGTCGTCACCACGCACCGCCACGGCGACCACTGGCAGGCGCTGGCCGAGGTGGTCGCGGCCACCGGCGCCCGCACCTACGCCGGCCGCCACGACGCGGAGGGCGTCCCGGTACCGACCGACGTCCTCGTGGACGACGGCGACACCGTACGGGTGGGCCGGGTCGAGCTGACCGCCCGCCACCTGGTCGGCCACACCCCGGGCAGCATCGCCCTGGTCTACGACGACCCGCACGGGCACCCGCACGTCTTCACCGGCGACTGCCTCTTCCCCGGCGGTCCCGGCCGGACGACGAACCCGGAGGAGTTCACCTCGCTCATGGACGGGCTGGAGGCCAAGCTCTTCGGCGTCCTGCCGGACGAGGCGTGGATCTACCCCGGGCACGGCAACGACACCACGCTGGGCGCCGAGCGTCCGCATCTGGCGGAGTGGCGCGAACGCGGCTGGTGA
- the uvrC gene encoding excinuclease ABC subunit UvrC encodes MADPSSYRPKPGQIPDSPGVYKFRDQHGRVVYVGKAKSLRQRLSSYFQDIANLHPRTRTMVTTAASVEWTVVTTEVEALQLEYSWIKEFDPRFNVKYRDDKSYPSLAVTMGEKFPRVQVMRGPKRKGVRYFGPYAHAWAIRETVDLLLRVFPVRTCSAGVFKRSEQIGRPCLLGYIGKCSAPCVGRISPEDHRELAEEFCDFMAGRTGTHLRRLEKQMQEAAATMEYEKAARLRDDIEALKRAMEKNAVVLADATDADLIAVAQDELEAAVQIFHVRGGRVRGQRGWVTDKVEAVDTAGLVEHALQQLYGEESGDAVPKEVLVPALPDPVEPVAQWLAGRRGSQVALRIPQRGDKKDLMATVERNAQQALALHKTRRASDLTTRSRALEEITEALGLQTAPLRIECFDISHLQGDDVVASMVVFEDGLARRSEYRRFQIKSFAGQDDVRAMHEVVSRRFRRYLAEKQRTGEWDEPGPPDAAALPAPDAALHPGEEGPAGPVDPETGRPRRFAYPPQLVVVDGGAPQVAAAQRALDELGVTDVAVCGLAKRLEEVWLPGEDDPVILPRTSEGLYLLQRVRDEAHRFAIGYQRGKRSKSMRTGALDTVPGLGETRRKALLKHFGSLKRLRAATIEQICEVPGIGRTTAESVAAALAQASPPVPAVNTATGEIMDDEGAATGEHVPDAPARPGEERGQEP; translated from the coding sequence ATGGCCGACCCCTCCAGCTACCGCCCGAAACCGGGGCAGATCCCCGACTCGCCCGGGGTCTACAAATTCCGCGACCAGCACGGCCGCGTCGTCTACGTGGGCAAGGCCAAGAGCCTGCGGCAGCGGCTGTCGTCGTACTTCCAGGACATCGCCAACCTCCACCCGCGCACCCGGACGATGGTGACCACCGCCGCCTCCGTGGAGTGGACGGTGGTCACCACCGAGGTGGAGGCGCTGCAGCTGGAGTACTCCTGGATCAAGGAGTTCGACCCCCGCTTCAACGTCAAGTACCGCGACGACAAGAGCTATCCCTCGCTCGCCGTCACCATGGGCGAGAAGTTCCCCCGGGTCCAGGTCATGCGCGGCCCCAAGCGCAAGGGCGTGCGCTACTTCGGCCCGTACGCGCACGCCTGGGCCATCCGCGAGACCGTCGACCTGCTGCTGCGGGTCTTCCCGGTCCGCACCTGCTCCGCCGGGGTCTTCAAGCGCTCCGAGCAGATCGGCCGCCCCTGTCTGCTCGGCTACATCGGCAAGTGCTCCGCGCCCTGCGTCGGCCGGATCTCCCCCGAGGACCACCGCGAACTCGCCGAGGAATTCTGCGACTTCATGGCCGGCCGCACCGGCACCCACCTGCGCCGGCTGGAGAAGCAGATGCAGGAGGCGGCGGCCACGATGGAGTACGAGAAGGCCGCCCGGCTGCGCGACGACATCGAGGCGCTCAAACGCGCCATGGAGAAGAACGCCGTCGTCCTCGCCGACGCCACCGACGCCGACCTGATCGCGGTGGCCCAGGACGAACTCGAAGCCGCGGTGCAGATCTTCCACGTCCGCGGCGGCCGGGTCCGCGGCCAGCGCGGCTGGGTCACCGACAAGGTCGAGGCGGTCGACACCGCCGGGCTGGTGGAGCACGCGCTCCAGCAGCTGTACGGCGAGGAGAGCGGGGACGCGGTCCCCAAGGAGGTGTTGGTGCCCGCGCTGCCCGACCCGGTCGAGCCGGTCGCGCAGTGGCTCGCCGGACGCCGCGGCTCCCAGGTGGCGCTGCGCATCCCGCAGCGCGGCGACAAGAAGGACCTGATGGCCACCGTGGAACGCAACGCCCAGCAGGCGCTGGCGCTCCACAAGACCAGGCGCGCCTCCGACCTGACCACCCGTTCCCGCGCGCTGGAGGAGATCACCGAGGCGCTCGGCCTGCAGACCGCGCCGCTGCGCATCGAGTGCTTCGACATCTCCCACCTCCAGGGCGACGACGTGGTCGCCTCCATGGTCGTCTTCGAGGACGGCCTGGCCCGCAGGAGCGAATACCGGCGCTTCCAGATCAAGTCGTTCGCCGGCCAGGACGACGTACGCGCCATGCACGAAGTGGTCTCCCGGCGCTTCCGCCGCTACCTCGCGGAGAAGCAGCGCACCGGCGAGTGGGACGAGCCCGGACCGCCGGACGCCGCCGCGCTCCCGGCGCCGGACGCCGCGCTCCACCCCGGCGAGGAGGGCCCGGCCGGCCCCGTCGACCCGGAGACCGGCCGCCCCCGCAGGTTCGCCTACCCCCCGCAGCTCGTCGTCGTCGACGGCGGAGCGCCCCAGGTCGCCGCCGCCCAGCGGGCCCTGGACGAGCTGGGGGTGACCGACGTCGCCGTCTGCGGCCTGGCCAAGCGGCTGGAGGAGGTCTGGCTGCCCGGCGAGGACGACCCGGTGATCCTGCCGCGCACCAGCGAGGGCCTCTACCTGCTGCAACGCGTCCGGGACGAGGCCCACCGGTTCGCCATCGGCTACCAGCGCGGCAAGCGCTCCAAGTCGATGCGCACCGGCGCCCTGGACACGGTGCCCGGCCTCGGCGAGACCCGCCGCAAGGCGCTGCTGAAACACTTCGGCTCCCTCAAGCGCCTGCGCGCCGCCACCATCGAGCAGATCTGCGAAGTACCGGGCATAGGCCGCACCACCGCCGAGTCGGTGGCCGCCGCGCTCGCCCAGGCTTCACCCCCCGTTCCCGCAGTCAACACCGCGACTGGAGAGATCATGGACGACGAGGGGGCGGCCACCGGAGAGCACGTCCCGGACGCCCCGGCCCGGCCGGGGGAGGAACGGGGACAGGAACCATGA